Proteins encoded within one genomic window of Arachis ipaensis cultivar K30076 chromosome B08, Araip1.1, whole genome shotgun sequence:
- the LOC110265612 gene encoding uncharacterized protein LOC110265612 → MCRVANRNVIKLAGPLQLLQSWIFWRFPRFRPAGFETFSWPLASRWSGYIPSSSEKGPRVQMWRLWIDRLQDREFIWMPYSSPDVLQVVHPEVLEPRHMVLWRSVTSLIYFAVIEWHQIDRVLPQFGGVQPRPQAALNIDFLMSKDGRGGDRWFPSHLEKWHLYWDSRTESVLRFDVVADPGPSHEFLEWWSQYGKRFLSPDPQLGDPRAVAIPVEASQRGAGRVPEMDRPDDVPDRRRVDRRARVGTRRSQRDWGWLERAIENDDEAGPAGGRRRRHPGRGRGRAAVHAAAPDPEDDEDDQHGPEGGDGAGAAAVVGVSTQDGVHGGEWYGSGMGDGAEPSDAGLGSGPFGHYFVGVPTDDQPQQDGTPWVIPGSQWQDFLGADTLDADFGSPRFLEEITAIMQEDEPGRRRPQTRARRHP, encoded by the exons atgtgccgagtggcgaaCAGAAATGTTATCAAGCTAGCGGGCCCACTTCAGCTACTTCAGTCATGGATTTTCTGGCGATTTCCTCGGTTTAGGCCTGCAGGATTTGAGACGTTCAGCTGGCCATTGGCCTCGAG gtggtcaggttacatCCCTTCCAGTAGCGAGAAGGGTCCTAGAGTTCAGATGTGGAGGCTATGGATAGACCGGTTGCAGGACAGAGAG TTTATCTGGATGCCGTACAGCAGCCCCGACGTACTTCAGGTTGTGCATCCAGAGGTTTTGGAGCCTCGACATATGGTGCTGTGGCGGTCTGTTACATCGCTTATCTACTTTGccgtcatagagtggcatcagatagaTAGGGTTCTTCCGCAGTTTGGAGGGGTGCAGCCCCGTCCACAGgccgccctgaacatcgactttctgatgtcgaaggacggCAGAGGCGGCGATCGATGGTTCCCGTCCCATTTGGAGAAGTGGCATCTGTATTGGGACTCCCGTACGGAGAGCGTGCTGAGGTTCGATGTTGTTGCTGACCCTGGTCCGTCGCATGAGTTCTTGGAGTGGTGGAGTCAGTACGGGAAGAGGTTTTTGTCTCCAGATCCGCAGTTGGGCGATCCGAGAGCCGTTGCTATTCCTGTTGAGGCCTCACAGCGGGGAGCTGGGCGAGTTCCTGAGATGGATCGACCTGACGACGTGCCGGACAGGCGGCGGGTTGATAGGAGAGCTCGCGTGGGCACACGGCGTAGCCAGCGTGACTGGGGGTGGCTAGAGCGTGCTATAGAGAATGATGACGAGGCCGGCCCCGCTGGGGGTCGACGACGACGCCATCCTGGCAGAGGTAGAGGGCGTGCTGCGGTTCATGCCGCTGCACCTGACCCTGAGGACGATGAGGATGATCAGCATGGGCCCGAGGGCGGGGATGGTGCAGGGGCGGCTGCAGTTGTTGGTGTTAGTACCCAGGATGGGGTGCACGGAGGTGAGTGGTATGGCTCAGGGATGGGTGACGGGGCTGAGCCTAGTGACGCTGGACTTGGGTCGGGTCCTTTTGGACATTACTTTGTTGGAGTACCCACCGACGACCAGCCTCAGCAGGACGGTACTCCATGGGTTATTCCCGGATCACAGTGGCAGGACTTCCTTGGGGCAGATACGCTTGATGCGGACTTCGGCAGTCCACGGTTTCTAGAGGAGATTACGGCTATCATGCAAGAGGACGAGCCGGGCAGGAGGCGTCCTCAGACCCGGGCACGCAGGCACCCTTAG
- the LOC107613092 gene encoding histone H2B: MGPKRGQKVVVKSTRKVVQESVQVSIVGSSSKRTRRGNNKDIQTGDEVVGEENVRIIPVQEGTPQPKDASTTTTVTTQQDDQGEQEHNAETQEQNIDTTATAVSHKEEPKEPSSKEDDEKKAKTHERNDGKGKKKRRKRSSGEGYKRYVYMVLKQVHPDMGISSQAMTVLNNLMGDMFERLADEASKLKTYTGHMTLSSREIQGAVKLVLPGELGKHAIAEGAKAVTNYISHDA, encoded by the coding sequence ATGGGTCCAAAGCGTGGTCAGAAGGTGGTGGTCAAATCCACCAGGAAAGTTGTGCAAGAAAGTGTTCAAGTTTCGATTGTGGGTAGCAgcagcaaaagaacaagaagaggGAACAACAAAGATATTCAGACAGGTGACGAGGTTGTAGGAGAAGAAAATGTGAGGATTATTCCAGTTCaagaagggactcctcaacccaAAGATGCAAGCACCACCACCACTGTCACTACTCAACAAGACGACCAAGGAGAACAAGAACATAATGCTGAAACacaagaacaaaatattgacacTACTGCCACAGCTGTTTCTCATAAAGAAGAACCCAAAGAGCCATCATCTAAAGAGGATGATGAAAAGAAAGCTAAGACCCATGAAAGGAATGATGGtaaagggaagaagaagagaagaaagaggtCAAGTGGAGAAGGATATAAGAGATATGTGTACATGGTGTTGAAGCAGGTACACCCTGACATGGGAATTTCTTCACAGGCCATGACTGTTCTGAATAACTTGATGGGTGACATGTTTGAAAGGCTAGCTGATGAGGCTTCCAAGCTAAAAACATACACAGGGCACATGACATTGTCATCAAGGGAGATTCAAGGGGCAGTGAAGCTGGTTCTGCCTGGGGAGCTTGGAAAACATGCCATTGCTGAAGGGGCCAAAGCTGTCACCAACTATATATCCCATGATGCCTGA
- the LOC107610414 gene encoding uncharacterized protein LOC107610414 codes for MLALAAAKKWHLKQLDVNTAFLHGDLDKEVYMKIPPGLTVSQPGLVCKLQKSLYGLKQASRQWNIKLTQTLVDAGYKKFFDDHSLFIKKQSASFTAILVYVDDLVLTGNDIGEINSIKQNLDDKFKIKDLGDLKYFLGMEVARSTSGIHIYQRKYTMDLLKDFGYLDCKPLSTPFDYSQKLSKESGTILTDNTVYRQLIGRLLYFTNIRPDISYAVRRLSQFLDCATTSHLQATFRVLRYLKGRPTTGLFFFSTSNLHLTGFADADWATCADTRRSVSGYCFMLGNSLISWKSKKQTTVAKSSAEAEYRSLAVVTCEASWLSFLMDFIGLPLQKSITLFCDNQSAIHIANNPIFHERIKHIEVDCHLVREKHLSGLIHFMPVRSKD; via the coding sequence ATGTTAGCATTAGCAGCGGCAAAGAAATGGCATTTGAAACAGCTGGACGTCAACACTGCCTTCCTTCATGGAGATTTAGACAAGGAAGTTTATATGAAGATACCACCCGGTTTGACTGTGTCACAACCAGGTTTGGTTTGTAAATTGCAAAAGTCTCTATATGGGCTTAAGCAAGCAAGCAGGCAATGGAACATTAAGCTCACTCAGACTCTTGTGGATGCTGGTTATAAGAAGTTTTTTGATGATCATTCACTCTTCATCAAGAAACAATCTGCAAGCTTCACTGCCATTCTAGTATATGTTGATGACTTGGTTTTAACCGGGAATGACATTGGCGAAATCAATTCCATCAAGCAAAATTTGGatgacaaattcaaaataaaggatcTTGGTGATCTCAAATACTTCTTGGGAATGGAAGTAGCACGCTCTACATCTGGAATTCACATTTATCAGCGGAAGTACACCATGGACCTTCTCAAGGATTTTGGTTATCTAGATTGCAAGCCTCTCTCTACCCCATTTGATTATAGTCAGAAACTCTCAAAGGAATCAGGTACCATTTTAACAGATAACACTGTTTACAGACAGCTCATCGGCCGACTCCTTTACTTCACAAACATTAGACCCGATATCTCTTATGCTGTGAGACGTTTGAGCCAATTTTTGGACTGTGCAACCACCTCTCACCTACAGGCTACTTTTCGCGTACTCCGATATTTAAAAGGCCGACCTACAACtggtctcttcttcttctctacttctaATCTGCATCTCACTGGATTTGCCGACGCTGACTGGGCTACCTGTGCCGATACTCGTCGCTCCGTTTCCGGTTATTGCTTCATGCTTGGGAACTCTCTCATTAGCtggaagagtaagaagcaaaCCACAGTTGCCAAGTCCTCTGCAGAAGCTGAATATAGGTCTCTTGCTGTTGTCACTTGTGAAGCTAGTTGGTTATCTTTCTTAATGGATTTCATTGGTTTGCCGCTTCAAAAGTCTATCACTCTATTCTGTGACAACCAGTCAGCCATTCACATTGCCAATAATCCCATTTTTCATGAAAGAATAAAACACATTGAAGTGGACTGCCACCTTGTTCGTGAAAAGCATTTGTCTGGTCTCATTCATTTTATGCCAGTTCGTTCCAAAGATTAA
- the LOC107610415 gene encoding uncharacterized protein LOC107610415 has product MGTGQQFSQYLVKCIEANLKTARCFTVTLYDRDNSEFTVAETTPTGSFSLGTYRVSLASRTCDCRYFQALHFPCQHALACCAYSRVTWSFYVHSVYQISSVFRVYQMGFTPPIPEGFWPPYDGPTVIPDPAKRRAREGHPRSTRIRTNMDEADPNRPKMCGLCRQPGHTRRSCPQLGGPSHTGGQ; this is encoded by the coding sequence ATGGGAACCGGACAGCAATTCAGTCAGTACTTGGTGAAGTGTAtagaggccaacttgaagaccGCGAGATGCTTCACAGTGACCTTGTATGACCgggataactccgagttcaccgtaGCCGAGACCACTCCAACGGGCTCTTTCTCATTGGGTACCTACAGAGTATCGCTTGCGTCTCGGACCTGTGACTGCAGGTACTTCCAGGCACTTCATTTCCCGTGTCAGCACGCACTTGCCTGCTGCGCCTACTCACGGGTTACGTGGTCCTTTTATGTTCACAGCGTGTATCAGATTAGTTCAGTGTTCCGTGTGTACCAGATGGGATTCACACCGCCGATACCGGAGGGCTTCTGGCCACCTTACGACGGGCCAACCGTGATCCCGGACCCTGCCAAGAGGCGTGCAAGAGAGGGTCATCCGAGATCCACTAGGATACGGACGAATATGGACGAGGCAGATCCGAATCGGCCAAAGATGTGTGGCCTTTGTCGCCAACCCGGACACACCCGCCGGAGTTGCCCACAGCTTGGAGGACCGTCTCACACGGGGGGCCAGTAG
- the LOC107613093 gene encoding uncharacterized protein LOC107613093 (The sequence of the model RefSeq protein was modified relative to this genomic sequence to represent the inferred CDS: added 64 bases not found in genome assembly): MAIAGVHSVAVIDSTLLRESHSQLSGRRGDGGGRGGARSSSLLQMWREIEDEHMAGQVQGRSGELLIRQRSDGLISDLSQEDVPRRGEGEGHMIEDAISGENESETWSQSQSQNDSRDDEHEGLGNSNCESSSDLGEVERERVRQIFREWMNSGAGDHRASNVPRGSGGSRRQWLGETEQERVSIIREWVQMSSQQRVVSSSENREDQSLEIGNQIDRVRDGFVVNQHDGQSEHTRRGIRRLRGRQVLLDMLKKAEVERQREVQELFEHRAVSRFPHRNRIQALLRGRFLRNDRSTDNNRSTSIAESELGLLRQKQTVSGLREGFFSRKDNSGCSQATSNLSDASSDTDGDVNAIEHAGASSSQTVPSVHAKKLESNNSGSDEIGISGRENCFQQSTCENLDCQDSGAYANEIDQALASSVEVEGSDSIGQNVVMDTEDASSGLTQQRLQIEGRDPSNMQVNEVHIEQSELGGITDNESYLSHHSNSIEGNIAADVDWDVSVAPEVEQPEEAISENEGSDWHQTSIEWSSTEDGVDNNQLGGSSNELPQNTFGNEDGENSRLQEGPEVWQEDSGFQEAVEIWLGGPSDHEAAPVGRIHGFYFPEDDNVYSVELRELLSRRSVSNLLRSSFRESLDQLIQSYVERQSHANVEWELQETTTPFSPSAAQELEQQNRDPIVGTQDAVNSSLGRQPLPPPPPPPPIWDHRRSRHDRWSPHDINNQRLGMEWDVINDLRVDMVRLQQRMNNMQRMLETCMDMQLELQRSIRQEVSAALNRSTGSSGTRDHDSPDDKSKWECVRKGVCCICCESNIDSLLYRCGHMCTCSNCANDLHRSGRKCPMCQAPVVEVIRAYSIL; encoded by the exons ATGGCTATTGCTGGTGTGCATAGTGTGGCTGTGATTGACTCTACACTTCTTAGGGAGTCTCATTCTCAGTTATCAGGTAGGCGAGGGGATGGAGGAGGGAGGGGAGGTGCCCGTTCATCTTCCCTCTTGCAAATGTGGCGAGAAATCGAGGATGAACACATGGCGGGTCAAGTTCAGGGGAGGTCTGGGGAGTTGTTAATTAGGCAGAGGAGTGATGGATTGATCTCGGACCTGTCGCAGGAAGATGTCCCTCGGAGAGGAGAAGGTGAAGGGCATATGATAGAAGATGCAATTTCGGGTGAGAATGAATCAGAAACATGGTCACAGTCACAAAGTCAGAATGATTCTCGTGACGATGAACATGAGGGTTTAGGCAATTCTAATTGTGAGAGCTCTTCAGAT GGGATCATCGTGCATCAAATGTTCCCAGAGGAAGTGGTGGTTCAAGGAGACAGTGGCTTGGGGAAACTGAGCAGGAGAGGGTGAGTATCATTAGGGAGTGGGTACAGATGAGTAGCCAGCAGAGAGTTGTGTCTTCTAGTGAAAACAGGGAAGACCAATCTTTAGAGATCGGTAACCAAATTGATCGTGTTCGGGATGGATTCGTTGTTAATCAGCATGACGGCCAATCTGAGCATACACGGAGGGGAATCCGTAGATTGCGTGGCCGGCAGGTTCTGCTTGATATGCTCAAGAAGGCTGAGGTGGAAAGGCAAAGAGAAGTTCAGGAGTTGTTTGAACACCGGGCTGTATCCCGTTTCCCCCACCGCAATCGCATTCAG GCATTGCTTAGAGGCAGGTTCTTGAGAAATGATAGATCAACTGATAATAACAGgtccacttccattgcggaaagTGAATTAGGTTTATTGAGGCAAAAACAGACTGTATCAGGTCTAAG GGAAGGATTCTTTTCCAGAAAGGACAATTCTGGTTGCAGTCAAGCAACAAGCAACCTTTCCGATGCCTCATCTGACACTGATGGTGATGTTAATGCAATTGAACATGCTGGAGCCAGCAGTTCACAAACTGTCCCATCTGTACATGCTAAAAAGTTGGAGTCTAATAACAGTGGAAGTGATGAAATTGGCATATCTGGCAGGGAAAACTGTTTTCAACAATCTACTTGTGAGAATCTAGACTGTCAAGATTCTGGTGCTTATGCTAATGAAATTGATCAGGCATTGGCATCAAGTGTTGAGGTTGAAGGCAGCGATAGCATTGGACAAAATGTTGTTATGGATACTGAAGATGCTTCTAGTGGCCTCACCCAACAAAGGTTGCAAATTGAAGGTAGAGATCCTAGCAATATGCAGGTAAATGAGGTACATATTGAGCAATCTGAGCTGGGTGGTATAACTGATAATGAAAGCTACTTATCACATCACAGCAATAGTATAGAGGGCAATATTGCTGCTGATGTAGATTGGGATGTATCTGTTGCTCCAGAAGTAGAGCAACCAGAAGAGGCTATTTCTGAAAATGAAGGAAGTGACTGGCATCAAACTAGCATTGAATGGAGTAGCACTGAGGATGGTGTTGACAATAATCAACTCGGTGGCTCATCAAATGAACTACCTCAAAACACATTTGGAAATGAAGATGGAGAAAATTCTCGCCTACAAGAAGGGCCTGAAGTGTGGCAGGAGGACAGCGGCTTTCAAGAGGCTGTAGAAATTTGGTTGGGAGGACCTTCTGATCATGAAGCAGCTCCAGTTGGTAGAATTCATGGATTTTATTTTCCCGAAGATGACAATGTGTACAGTGTCGAACTCAGGGAACTGCTAAGTAG GAGAAGTGTCTCAAACCTCCTTCGCAGCAGTTTTCGTGAAAGCCTTGATCAGTTGATACAATCATACGTTGAAAGGCAGAGTCATGCTAATGTTGAGTGGGAGCTCCAAGAAACAACCACCCCTTTCTCTCCCTCGGCAGCGCAGGAGCTTGAGCAACAGAACAGGGATCCGATTGTTGGTACTCAGGATGCTGTTAATAGCTCACTTGGTCGTCAACCCTTGCCGCCACCACCTCCGCCACCGCCGATATGGGATCACCGCCGCTCCCGTCATGACAGATGGTCACCTCATGATATAAATAATCAACGCCTAGGAATG GAATGGGATGTCATTAATGACTTGAGAGTTGACATGGTTAGGCTACAGCAAAGAATGAACAATATGCAGAGAATGCTGGAGACCTGCATGGATATGCAGCTTGAGTTGCAACGCTCAATAAGACAAGAGGTTTCTGCGGCCCTAAATCGCTCAACTGGTTCATCAG GAACACGTGACCATGATTCACCAGATGATAAATCCAAATGGGAATGCGTGAGGAAAGGGGTTTGCTGCATTTGCTGCGAAAGCAATATTGATTCTCTCTTGTACAG ATGTGGGCACATGTGCACATGTTCTAACTGTGCTAATGATTTGCACCGAAGTGGAAGGAAGTGTCCAATGTGTCAAGCACCAGTTGTTGAAGTAATTCGTGCTTATTCCATACTATAG